In Zhaonella formicivorans, one DNA window encodes the following:
- the tnpC gene encoding IS66 family transposase encodes MSNQNFMNNTAKTIEELQNRCALLEQQNAELTAKLNWFMEQFHLSQHRQFGTSSEKTNPDQLQLFNEAEAEAQPFLKEPTIEEITYRRRKKQGHRESQLENLPVETIEYRLPPEEQVCSCCGGALHEMSTEVRQELKIIPAQAYVVKHVRYVYACRHCERENIQTPIVIAPMPTPVLSGSLVSPSAMAYIMTQKYVEGMPLYRQEQQLSRLGIELSRQTLANWMVQGAERWLYPLYERMHEHLLKRDILHSDETTLQVLREPGRLAESTSYLWLYRTGREGPAIVLYDYQTTRASKHPCRFLSGFKGYLHVDGYAGYNGLPDITLVGCWAHARRKFDEALKALPVEKRNAAVATKEGLEFCNQLFAIEREIHDATPEERYKTRLERSRPILEAFLAWLKFQKPRVLPKSAFGQAISYCLSQWDKLTAFLQDGRLELDNNRSERSIKPFVIGRKNWLFANTPKGAKASATIYSIVETAKENGLNPFNYLQYLFEKLPNVDIQDQNALDELLPWSSTLPSGCRIQK; translated from the coding sequence ATGTCGAATCAAAACTTTATGAATAATACAGCCAAAACCATCGAAGAACTTCAAAATAGATGCGCTTTACTGGAGCAGCAAAACGCAGAACTTACCGCCAAGCTAAACTGGTTTATGGAACAGTTCCACCTAAGCCAGCACCGACAATTTGGCACTTCCAGCGAGAAGACTAACCCAGATCAACTGCAGCTTTTTAACGAGGCGGAAGCGGAGGCTCAACCGTTTTTAAAAGAACCCACAATTGAGGAAATTACCTATCGTCGTCGCAAGAAACAAGGGCACCGTGAGTCGCAGTTGGAAAACCTGCCGGTAGAGACCATCGAATACCGCCTGCCTCCCGAAGAACAGGTGTGTTCCTGCTGCGGTGGAGCGCTACATGAAATGAGCACAGAGGTAAGGCAAGAGCTTAAGATCATCCCTGCCCAGGCTTATGTAGTCAAACATGTGCGTTATGTCTACGCTTGCCGGCACTGTGAGCGGGAGAACATTCAAACGCCTATCGTAATTGCCCCCATGCCTACGCCTGTATTGTCGGGAAGTTTAGTTTCCCCCTCAGCCATGGCTTACATTATGACACAAAAATATGTGGAAGGCATGCCGCTATATCGTCAGGAGCAGCAGCTGTCCCGTCTTGGTATAGAACTATCGCGTCAGACTTTGGCCAACTGGATGGTTCAGGGCGCGGAACGCTGGTTATACCCCCTTTACGAGAGGATGCACGAGCATCTGCTGAAGCGAGATATCTTGCATTCTGACGAAACTACCTTGCAAGTACTGCGTGAACCAGGCCGCCTGGCAGAAAGCACGTCTTACCTATGGCTTTACCGTACCGGACGGGAAGGCCCGGCAATAGTCCTCTATGATTACCAGACGACCCGGGCGAGCAAGCATCCCTGCCGGTTTTTATCAGGTTTTAAGGGATATTTGCACGTCGACGGTTATGCAGGCTATAACGGACTGCCGGACATCACTTTAGTTGGATGTTGGGCCCATGCCAGGCGTAAGTTTGATGAAGCGCTTAAAGCTTTACCCGTGGAAAAGCGCAACGCAGCGGTAGCCACTAAAGAGGGATTGGAGTTCTGCAACCAACTCTTTGCCATCGAACGTGAAATACACGATGCTACACCGGAGGAAAGATACAAAACTCGGTTAGAGCGCAGCCGTCCAATACTGGAGGCTTTTTTGGCATGGCTAAAATTCCAAAAGCCAAGAGTATTGCCGAAAAGTGCTTTTGGTCAGGCTATTAGCTATTGCCTCAGCCAATGGGATAAACTGACGGCCTTCTTGCAAGACGGAAGGTTAGAACTGGACAATAACCGCAGTGAGCGTTCGATTAAACCCTTTGTAATAGGACGAAAAAACTGGCTGTTTGCCAACACCCCCAAAGGGGCCAAAGCCAGTGCAACGATATACAGCATCGTTGAAACAGCCAAGGAAAATGGCCTTAATCCATTTAACTATCTCCAGTACCTATTTGAGAAACTGCCTAATGTAGATATCCAAGATCAAAACGCCTTAGATGAGTTGCTTCCCTGGTCGAGCACCTTGCCGTCAGGCTGCCGCATTCAAAAATAA
- the tnpB gene encoding IS66 family insertion sequence element accessory protein TnpB (TnpB, as the term is used for proteins encoded by IS66 family insertion elements, is considered an accessory protein, since TnpC, encoded by a neighboring gene, is a DDE family transposase.), whose translation MIGESSLERVYLACGSTDLRKSVDGLAVLVKEEFALDPFSPALFVFCNRKRDKLKILQWEHNGFWLHYRRLEKGKFQWPEKNSTAAVTTITRRELRWLLDGLPLQQRQAHPKVTARTVL comes from the coding sequence ATGATAGGTGAATCAAGCTTAGAACGGGTTTATCTGGCCTGCGGGAGCACGGACCTTCGTAAGTCCGTTGATGGGTTAGCTGTTTTGGTCAAGGAGGAATTTGCACTAGATCCTTTCTCTCCTGCCCTTTTTGTATTCTGTAACCGAAAACGTGATAAACTTAAAATCCTCCAGTGGGAGCATAATGGGTTTTGGCTTCATTACCGGCGGCTGGAGAAAGGAAAATTCCAGTGGCCGGAGAAAAACAGTACAGCCGCTGTCACAACGATTACTCGCCGGGAGTTACGCTGGTTACTCGACGGCCTACCCCTTCAGCAACGTCAGGCTCACCCTAAGGTTACTGCACGGACAGTGCTGTAA
- the tnpA gene encoding IS66 family insertion sequence element accessory protein TnpA, with product MTKEELRDFWAARVKEFKESGQSAPAWCVANNVKLHQLRY from the coding sequence ATGACTAAAGAAGAACTACGAGACTTTTGGGCAGCCAGGGTAAAGGAATTTAAAGAGAGCGGCCAGAGTGCACCGGCATGGTGTGTGGCCAACAACGTAAAGCTCCATCAATTAAGATATTGA